One Falco peregrinus isolate bFalPer1 chromosome 6, bFalPer1.pri, whole genome shotgun sequence DNA segment encodes these proteins:
- the GCC1 gene encoding GRIP and coiled-coil domain-containing protein 1, which produces MEKFGMNFGGGPSKKDLLETIESQKKQLLQYQVRLKDVVRAYKSLLKEKEALEASLKVLSVSHEADIGLSSAQLASMASSSLPFADSADDRSSVHSEDSVGTATSADTAASLASTKGEPGPEDDKLAAATSSFKSEETSGSESGISTSSGDVSSAASEADKRVLQLKTQLATLTSALSTVTQEKSRMEASYQADKKKMKQDLDDAIKKAEDETEKLETELKSVQDQLAETKARLITQQHDRAQEQGDHAVMLRELQKLLQNERTLRQDTELKLEETREALAGRTCMADRAEGYELQIKQLSQEVEDLRRELQAVQEDNKKPDPRIQDLQEEMASLKNHFQVQLLQEMKKTAQAEEQLRQHAQMEERRVADLEAQVSEVSELLGTYEKAKQKDQAIIQKLKDRIVQLDVENKTLAIAASSRSPVDIHVEEANLDVNVLKDKMEKLKKLLQAAAKKSQPTLDIEKLCELELPKGTEAGDGEKATALYYQQELKQLKEEFERYKMRAQVVLKNKSAKDGNLAKELEEAQEQLADLKEKYIALQLSSDEIEKQHQQDMEAKKQELSQLQQIHKQELERCQLDYRERALKLEEEMHKQRDRALAVLAEKDQELEQLRSVVLPYGLQGSKTYLASGTDVTSDDSPGNDSSDILPQAFHLSTTSEPTFFLYAEQLARKEVEIVALRKQKHKLEMQVHQLQEKILVEEEKHQDQVSALQSEIEKNFRDKSREGANLEYLKNIVYRFLTLPDSLGRQQTLTAILTILHFSPEEKQTITKQSAYSSWWLSGKR; this is translated from the exons ATGGAGAAGTTTGGCATGAACTTTGGAGGTGGCCCGAGTAAAAAAGACCTTCTAGAGACTATTGAATCGCAAAAGAAGCAGCTTCTTCAGTACCAGGTTCGGCTGAAGGATGTCGTTAGAGCCTACAAGAGCCTACTCAAAGAGAAAGAAGCCTTGGAAGCCAGCTTGAAAGTATTGTCCGTGTCTCATGAGGCAGATATTGGCTTGAGCAGTGCTCAGCTTGCGTCCATGGCTAGCTCCAGCCTGCCCTTTGCCGATTCTGCTGATGACAGGAGCTCGGTTCACAGTGAGGATAGTGTAGGGACAGCTACCAGCGCAGACACTGCTGCCAGTCTGGCCAGTACCAAGGGCGAACCGGGGCCTGAGGATGATAAGCTCGCGGCTGCCACTTCCTCTTTTAAATCAGAAGAGACAAGTGGTTCAGAGAGTGGCATCAGCACAAGCAGTGGGGATGTATCATCTGCTGCTAGTGAGGCTGATAAAAGAGTGCTCCAGCTGAAGACGCAGCTGGCCACCTTGACCAGTGCTCTGTCAACAGTCACGCAGGAGAAGTCCCGCATGGAAGCCTCGTACCAAGCAGACAAGAAGAAGATGAAGCAGGACCTGGATGATGCCATTAAGAAAGCAGAGGATGAGACCGAGAAGTTGGAGACAGAGCTGAAGTCTGTCCAGGACCAGCTAGCCGAGACAAAAGCCCGTCTGATCACTCAGCAGCACGACCGAGCCCAGGAGCAGGGTGACCACGCTGTTATGCTGCGagagctgcagaagctgctgcagaacGAGAGGACCTTGCGCCAGGATACAGAGCTGAAGCTGGAGGAGACCAGGGAGGCGTTGGCCGGCAGGACGTGCATGGCTGACCGCGCGGAGGGGTATGAGCTGCAGATCAAGCAGCTGAGCCAGGAGGTGGAAGACCTGAGGAGAGAGCTGCAAGCTGTTCAGGAGGACAACAAGAAGCCAGATCCCCGGATACAGGATCTGCAGGAGGAGATGGCCAGCCTTAAGAACCACTTCCAAGTGCAGCTGTTGCAGGAGATGAAGAAG ACTGCACAGGCAGAAGAGCAGCTCCGCCAGCATGCCCAGATGGAGGAGCGGCGAGTGGCTGACTTGGAGGCCCAAGTCTCTGAAGTGTCGGAGCTACTTGGCACTTACGAAAAAGCCAAGCAGAAAGACCAGGCGATCATTCAGAAGTTAAAGGACCGCATTGTGCAGTTGGATGTGGAGAACAAAACCCTGGCCATTGCTGCCTCCAGCCGATCCCCTGTTGATATTCACGTAGAAGAAGCCAATCTTGATGTTAATGTTCTAAAGGATAAAatggagaagctgaaaaagCTCTTGCAGGCAGCAGCTAAGAAGAGTCAACCCACCCTGGACATCGAGAAGCTGTGTGAGCTGGAGCTGCCAAAGGGCACTGAGGCTGGGGATGGCGAGAAGGCCACTGCTTTGTACTATCAGCAGGAGctgaagcagctgaaggaagagTTTGAAAGGTACAAGATGAGGGCACAAGTGGTTCTCAAGAACAAGTCAGCCAAAGATGGCAATCTGGCTAAAGAACTGGAGGAAGCTCAAGAGCAGCTGGCTGacctgaaagagaaatacattGCCCTTCAGCTGTCTTCTGATGAAATAGagaagcagcaccagcaagACATGGAAGCCAAGAAGCAAGAGTtgtcccagctgcagcaaatTCATAAGCAGGAATTAGAGCGATGTCAGCTGGACTACAGGGAACGGGCACtgaagctggaggaggagatgcACAAACAGCGGGATCGAGCACTGGCGgtgctggcagaaaaggaccaaGAGCTGGAACAGCTGAGATCTGTCGTGTTGCCTTATGGGCTTCAAGGATCCAAAACCTACCTGGCATCAGGGACTGACGTTACCAGCGATGACTCACCAGGTAATGATTCCTCCGACATTCTGCCCCAGGCTTTTCATCTCTCCACCACCAGCGAGCCCACCTTCTTCTTGTACGCAGAGCAGCTGGCTCGCAAAGAAGTGGAAATTGTAGCACTGAGGAAGCAGAAGCACAAGCTGGAAATGCAAGTTCACCAGCTCCAGGAGAAAATCTTAGTTGAGGAGGAGAAGCACCAGGACCAGGTATCCGCACTTCAAAGCGAAATCGAGAAGAATTTCAGAGATAAGAGCAGAGAGGGAGCCAACCTGGAATACCTCAAAAACATTGTTTATAGATTTTTGACACTGCCAGATTCTCTTGGTCGCCAGCAGACTCTAACGGCCATATTGACTATTCTGCATTTCAgcccagaagaaaagcaaactatTACCAAGCAGTCAGCTTACAGCAGCTGGTGGCTTTCTGGGAAGAGATGA
- the ARF5 gene encoding ADP-ribosylation factor 5 isoform X1, with amino-acid sequence MGLTVSAIFSRIFGKKQMRILMVGLDAAGKTTILYKLKLGEIVTTIPTIGECPGTGQGPHRAPGTGHGPLPCLLTASTGPGPRRAPATGQGLPPPSPRPCPRGYPAFLWVPLADPGPLGAAWASAQPLPQLPIAWLGHGHQWCLLMSLACTPRCPLQSPARVWAQGSCPDPPRSGCEPQSATLLCCPTAMEPELLPMGWPWPVGYRGIFMGRRLLSPCRSRLPKPGRQSRAGWCLARSWVRRLQRGAQHLLP; translated from the exons atgggCCTCACGGTCTCCGCCATCTTTTCCCGCATCTTCGGCAAGAAGCAGATGCGGATCCTGATGG TGGGCCTAGATGCCGCCGGCAAGACCACCATCCTCTACAAGCTGAAGCTGGGTGAGATCGTCACCACCATCCCCACCATCGGTGAGTGCCCTGGCACCGGGCAGGGCCCCCACCGAGCACCGGGTACCGGGCATGGCCCCCTACCCTGCCTCTTGACAGCCAGCACCGGGCCAG GCCCCCGCCGGGCACCAGCTACCGGGCAGGGCctgccccccccatcccccaggCCGTGCCCACGCGGGTACCCCGCTTTCCTGTGGGTCCCCCTGGCCGACCCCGGCCCACTGGGGGCTGCTTGGGCGTCAGCCCAGCCCTTACCCCAGTTACCGATTGCTTGGCTGGGGCACGGCCACCAGTGGTGCCTGCTGATGAGCCTGGCTTGCACCCCAAGATGTCCCTTGCAGTCCCCAGCACGGGTATGGGCACAAGGCAGCTGCCCTGACCCGCCGCGCAGCGGGTGTGAGCCCCAATCTGCCACCCTGCTTTGCTGCCCCACGGCGATGGAGCCTGAGCTGTTACCCATGGGGTGGCCCTGGCCCGTGGGGTACAGGGGCATTTTCATGGGCAGGAGGTTGCTCAGCCCATGCAGGTCCCGTCTGCCCAAGccgggcaggcagagcagggcaggatggtGTCTTGCCAGATCCTGGGTGCGAAGGCTTCAGCggggtgctcagcaccttctACCGTAG
- the ARF5 gene encoding ADP-ribosylation factor 5 isoform X2, which yields MGLTVSAIFSRIFGKKQMRILMVGLDAAGKTTILYKLKLGEIVTTIPTIGFNVETVEYKNICFTVWDVGGQDKIRPLWRHYFQNTQGLIFVVDSNDRERVQESADELQKMLQEDELRDAVLLVFANKQDMPNAMAVSELTDKLGLQTLRSRTWYVQATCATQGTGLYDGLDWLSHELSKR from the exons atgggCCTCACGGTCTCCGCCATCTTTTCCCGCATCTTCGGCAAGAAGCAGATGCGGATCCTGATGG TGGGCCTAGATGCCGCCGGCAAGACCACCATCCTCTACAAGCTGAAGCTGGGTGAGATCGTCACCACCATCCCCACCATCG GGTTCAACGTGGAGACAGTGGAGTACAAGAACATTTGTTTCACTGTATGGGATGTGGGTGGCCAAGACAAAATCCGACCCCTCTGGAGGCACTACTTCCAAAACACGCAG GGTCTCATCTTCGTGGTGGACAGCAATGACCGAGAGCGAGTGCAGGAGTCTGCCGATGAGTTGCAGAAGATG ctgcaggaggatgaGCTGCGGGATGCCGTCTTGCTGGTGTTTGCCAACAAGCAGGATATGCCCAACGCCATGGCAGTGAGCGAGCTGACTGACAAGCTGGGGCTGCAGACGCTGCGCAGCAGGACC TGGTATGTGCAGGCAACGTGTGCGACCCAGGGCACGGGGCTCTACGACGGGCTGGACTGGCTATCGCATGAGCTCTCCAAGCGCTAG
- the LOC129784712 gene encoding transmembrane protein 116-like has product MQQGKPLVQPAPRGPSHAAAPQDWRGTNRWPHHFAHHQRRASAPGHSLLGKTLLPQLYRLHGDTLAPATRCCFSQGRPREWVHLCSVSSHAVGQLRLPLWPRCRTPEPLPSTSLLQVFVLTCIYLPASLLSLLGSGSVLAVTSWQRQCCHIQLRPLFLLALADFLAAAVLLSTATIQLLPAPLFILAYAACPYGLMLATTFYAVSFLMVVVYAYEAYRTVQGWRAWHVAALQERSRCLESMWQGLPYILAWLVPALTLLGQLIARGTSFTDIAPRHMDPIVPWKGNSSHETYSLYCSSCLLLIHRAQDICYKYVGRKDVGLEEKIIFFLYLLLVLSCCTLLYHRVKLWCRRNAAAPLLTLEKDGFAGRSIRSVTKISHYFQLVFLLCWAPAFLLTLLSFTSIKPASVFVLYVATALTVSLQGFLHSLVYGWLRQNFRQEVVGKRPSLQHQGLRAYYDESLGAVP; this is encoded by the exons atgcagcagggaaaacCCCTCGTGCAGCCAGCGCCGAGAGGCCCGTCCCATGCAGCTGCGCCGCAGGACTGGCGAGGAACCAACCGCTGGCCCCACCACTTTGCCCACCACCAGCGAAGGGCTTCAGCTCCTGGGCACAGCCTCTTGGGGAAGACACTTCTGCCTCAGCTCTACCGGCTCCACGGTGACACGTTGGCACCGGCCACCCGCTGCTGCTTCAGCCAGGGACGCCCAAGGGAGTGGGTCCACCTGTGCTCCGTGTCCTCCCATGCCGTGGGGCAGCTGAGGCTCCCCCTGTGGCCCCGCTGCCGGACACCTGAGCCCCTGCCCTCAACCTCTCTCCTTCAGGTCTTCGTGCTGACGTGCATCTACCTGCCGGCCTCGCTGCTGAG CCTCCTGGGCAGCGGATCGGTCCTTGCTGTCACCTCCTGGCAGAGGCAATGCTGCCACATCCAG CTTCGCCCCCTTTTCCTCCTCGCCCTGGCAGatttcctggctgctgctgtgctgctgagcacagccaccatccagctgctgccagccccgctCTTCATCCTGGCGTACGCTGCCTGCCCCTATGGACTGATGCTGGCCACG ACCTTCTATGCAGTCTCATTCCTGATGGTGGTTGTCTACGCGTATGAAGCCTACCGCACTGTCCAAGGCTGGAGAGCCTGGCAcgtggcagctctgcag GAGCGAAGCAGGTGCCTGGAGAGCAtgtggcaggggctgccctACATCCTGGCCTG GCTGGTGCCGGCGCTCACGCTCCTGGGACAGCTGATCGCGCGTGGCACCTCCTTCACCGACATTGCACCAAGGCACATGGACCCCATCGTGCCATGGAAAGGCAACAGCTCCCACGAGACCTACAGCCTTTACTGCTCCAG CTGCTTGCTCCTCATCCACCGCGCCCAGGATATCTGCTACAAG TATGTAGGTAGGAAGGATGTGGGCCTGGAGGAGAAGATCATCTTCTTCTTGtacctgctgctggtgctcagctgctgcacG CTCCTGTACCACAGGGTGAAGCTTTGGTGCCGGAGGAATGCCGCGGCGCCCTTGCTGACCTTGGAGAAGGATGGCTTTGCTGGCAGGAGCATCCGCAGCGTCACCAAAATATCTCACTACTTCCAGCTGgttttcctgctctgctgggcacCAG CTTTCCTCCTCACCCTCCTCTCCTTCACCAGCATCAAACCTGCCTCCGTCTTTGTCCTCTATGTTGCTACA GCTCTGACCGTCTCCCTCCAGGGATTCCTGCACAGTTTGGTCTACGGCTGGCTGAGGCAAAACTTCCGTCAGGAGGTGGTGGGCAAGAgaccctccctgcagcaccaggggCTCAGAGCTTACTACGATGAGTCCCTGGGGGCTGTTCCCTAG